GACGCCATCGCACGGCCGCGCCGCTCGGGGTTTGCCCGCTGGATGGCCAGCGCCAAGGTCATCGACGAGCCTATCGCGTTGCCGAGAGAGAAAAGAATTCCGGAAACGAGCACGAGCCCGAGACCCGAGGCGACGGACAAAAGCAAAAGGGCGAGCAACTCAAGGATGAAACCGGCCGCGATCGAAGGGCCGGCGCCGATCTGGTCGCCGACGCGGCCGAGAAGAGGACGCGCCAGCAGGCTCGTGGAGCCGCTCGCCACGAAATACCACGCGACGTTATCGATGCCGATCGTCCGGGCGTAAAGCACCAGGAAGGCGCTGACCGCGGGATAGCTGAGATTCAGGCAGAAAAGCAGCGCGGACGGCAGCAAGACTTCTCTCTCCATGAGAGTGAAGGGATTCCACGGCGCGGCGCTCGGTTTGCTCGGCGCCGCTTTGTCGGCGCCGGAAAGCGCATGCCGGCCGAGAAGCAAGCTGGTGATTCCGCCCGCCGCCGCGAGAGCGGCGGACAGCGCCATCACGACGCGAAAGCCGCCGAACGGGGCGTCGATCAGCCAGAGCGAGACGGCGGGAAAAAGAATGCTCGCGCTCGCCTGCACGCCGCTGTAGTAACCCGAGAACTCGGCGCGCCTCATGACGGGAGCGATCAGCGCCAGCAGCGCGTATCCTCCGGTGTTGAGCGCCGCCCAGCCGACGCCGCGCATCGCGTTCGCGGCCATCACGACCTCGGCGAAGGGAATAAGGAACAAAAGAAGACTTGCGCCTAAAAGGAGACAGCCCGTCGCCAGTACGCCGGTCTCGGACCAGGTATCGGCCGAATGACCGATCAACGGACGAAGGAGCACGCTGGTAGTGGCGAAAGCCGCGAGCACCAGCCCGACCACGAACGGCGAGCCGCCGAGGTGGGTCACGTAAAGCGGGATCGCCGGCGTCAGCAGCGCGTTGTGCGCGTAACCCAGCAACTGCACCAGGCACAACAGAGCGAACGTTTGCTTCCAGATGGAATCGGAGCGGGGTGTCGTCATCGGATCGGCGGAGAGAATCTTTTTCGTCGGCTCTCCACATATATGAGAAAGCCGAACAATTAACCAGCCGGCTGCCGAAAAGGTCACCCGCCCGCCCGCGAGTCTCTCTCCGGGCCGATGCGATACCTCTGTGTAACGCGGCACGAGAATGCTACGACAAATCCTGAATTACGCTTGATGCAGCTCGTCCCACGCATCTGCCCTTCGAGAGACCCTCAGGCGGGCTGTTACGTCTGGTAAACGCGGCGACTCTTCTGTTACAACGGCCGTAATATGATTCGACCGGTGTATCGAGAGGCGTTGGCGAGCCAGCATAAAATTCTCGTCGTGCTGTGGTTTGTCTTTCTCGCCGGCATTTTTTTATATCTCTGGATATCGCAAAGGTTCCTGGCGGAGCGGCAGTCGGCGGTGGAGAGCTTCATCGCGCAGGCGTCGGCGATTTTTTTATGGCTGCTCGCCTTTGTGGACGTGGCCACGCTGGTTTGGTGGAAGAAGCGCTTTCTTACCAAGCAGGCGATCCTCGGCGGAGTGAAACAGTACAAAATCCTTCAATCGCTGCAGGAGCACAAAACTCCGATAGAAGAGCTGGCGGCCGCCGTCGTCTCTTCCTACGTTACGGGGAAGATCGTCGCCTTCGCGCTGGCGGAAGCGGTGGCCATTTACGGGTTCGCCTTGGCTCTCGTGAGCCGCGACTTCTCGAGCCAATTCATTCTGTCCGCCGCCGCCGCGGCGCTGCTGTTATTCGAATTTCCATCGAAGACATTTCTCGCAGAGCTTCTCAAAGACGTGGAATCCGGCGCCGTGTCGCCGCCGATGAAAGCGACGACGGCCCCGTGAAGCGATAAAACCCGCGGCACCGTTACGGGCGTAGCGCGGCCGTCCCGGGCTCGCCCTCGACGATTTTGCGGAGCTTGTTGATGTTGACGATGATGCGGCGGCCGTCCCTGGCGATGGCCTTGTCGCGGTCGAGCTCGTTCAAGTGCCCGGTGACCTGCTGGCGCGAAGCTCCCACCAGGCCGGCGAGGACCTCGTGGCTGATGCGGAGAAGGATGACGACGCCGCGGGCGTCGGGGATGCCGAAGCGCTCTCCCAGGTTCATGAGCTCGAGCGCCAGACGCTTGCGGACGTCGAGCCCCATTCCCTTGATGCAATGAACGTACATCATTCGCCCGGAATGCATCGTGGCGCCGTACCATGGGAAAAAAACGCCGGCGGACACTCCCATCAGAGCTTCGATCAGAGCCGCCGGCTTGATGGCGCCGATCACGGACGCTTCGAACGCGTCGCAGCGAAACGGGTAGCGCATCTTGGCCGCGAACGCATCGACGCCGAAAAACTCGCCGGGCGAAATCAGGCTCACGATGATTTGTTTTTGATCGCTGGTGAGATACGAGCAGCGAACGACTCCAGAAATCAGCAGATAGACCAGCTTCGCCTCCTCATCCTGATCGAAAATGATCTGGTTCTTCTTCAAGTGTCTTATGGACAGGTTGCCGGCGAGCTTTCTGAGCTGCGGCAGTGAAAACGAAGCCAGGGTCTTAAGCTGCCTCAAAGCCCTGGCGTCGATCTCCTTGAGAGTCTGATCCGGTCCGGTCTGCATGGGCTTCAACCGCCGATCTCCATCTGCGCGATTTCTTCGATGGCGCGCCCGGCATGGGTCTTCAAGGCGGCGAGAATTCTTTCAAACATGTCTGGCCCTACTTCCAGCAGCCTGAGCTGACTCGATCCCTGGTCTTCGACTTCAAGAATGATGAAGTGTCTCAGCGTGGAACTCTTGGCGTTTTTCAGCACGCTTCCGCGACCGAGCGATTCCGCGACGCGGGTCCAATCGGGTATCTGATGTAGGCGCATGAGTTGCCGTCGCAAAGATGAAAGTAATCGACGCATATATCAAATCCATTTCGTGCGTCTGTCAGATAGGCGACATTCGGAGCGCGTATTTTTCTGCGGCGGCGAACCGGCTTCGACGAGGGAATTTCATCGCTTACAAATAGCCGTTCGAACCGGCGCCGCCCGGGGAGCGAGTTGATATCCGCGGCCATCTCAGTATGATGGAAAATCTTCATGCGATCGGTGAACCGGAGCGGCGGGGGGCGATCCGCCTGCGCGCCGCCGGTTTTTGGTTGATTCCATGCTCTCGATGTCGCAACCGTGACCACGCCTGATTCACAAAAAAACTCGCGCGCCGCGGACGCGGCGGTTTTGTCCCCGCTGCGCCAGCGCGACTTCCGTATCTTCTGGACCGGATTGCTGCTCTCCACCATGGGCACGCAATTCACTCAGGTGGCCATAGCATGGCAGATTTACGAGCTGACCAATTCGCCGCTGCAGTTAGGCCTTCTCGGCTTGGCGCGCGCGATTCCGCAAATCGCCCTGGTGCTCGTCGGCGGACTGCTGGCCGACGCGGTCAACCGCCGCAAGCTCATGATATGCACGCAAACGAGCCTCTTCGTCGTTTCCGGCACGCTCACGCTCCTGACTGTTTTGGGCAAGGCTTCTCCCATGGTGCTCTACGTCGCGACCATGCTGTTGGCGCTTTTCACGTCGCTCGACTCGCCCACGCGGCAGGCGATGGTGCCGAATCTCGTGCCGCGGGAACAGTTGCCCAAAGCCCTGGCGCTCAGCAGCTCGCAGCGGTACGTCTCCGTCATCGCCGGGCCGTCGCTGGCCGGACTGGTTTTAGCTTTTTTCGGACCGGCGGCCTGCTACGCGATCGACGCGCTCTCCTGGCTCGTCATGGCCGTCTTGCTGTCGTTCATTCGAACCCGGATGCCGGAAGGAAAAGGGTGGGGCGCGGTATCGCTGCACTCGCTCCGCGAGGGACTCAAATTCGTCTCCGGCCACGCGGTCATCTTTCCGCTGATGCTGATGGATTTCGGCGCGACGTTCTTCGGTTCGGCCAAAGCGCTGCTGCCGATCTATGCGCGGGATATTCTCGCGGTCGGCCCGCAAGGACTCGGTCTGCTCTACGCCGCGAGCGCCGCCGGTTCGCTTTCCTCCGCCGTCGGAATGAGCATGTTCGGAGGCGTGCGGCGGCCGGGCCGATGGATTTTCGGCGGCGTCGCGGCCTTCGGCGTCTGCACGGTCCTCTTCTCGGGTTCGCGCACCTTCTGGCTTTCGGTTCTGCTCCTGGCCGGCGCCGGCGCGGGGGATACGATCAGCGCGATTCTTCGGGGCACGGCCAATCAACTGAGCACGCCCGACGAGCTGCGCGGCCGGATGTCTTCGATCAACAGCATGTTCACGACCGGCGGGCCGCATCTCGGCCACCTCGAGTCCGGCCTGGTGGCGGCGTGGCTCGGCGCCGAGATGTCGGCGCTCACCGGCGGGCTGGCGACTTTGGCGATCGTCGCCGGAATAGCGGCCGCGTTTCCGGCCATCCGCCGGTTTCAGATCGGCAAGGAGATTCCGTTGAAGGAGACACCGGCGACGGCTCCCAGCCGTTCGACGGGCTAAAACAATTTTGGATTTTGGATTTTAGATTTTCGATTCCAAAACCAAAAGCTCAAAGCTTGTCAACTTACCACCAGTGCCAGTGGTGGTACCAATTCCGCCAACCGTAAGGCCGCCACCAGGGGTACTTATGCCGGTCCTGATGAAGCTCG
This genomic window from Candidatus Binatia bacterium contains:
- a CDS encoding MFS transporter — encoded protein: MTTPRSDSIWKQTFALLCLVQLLGYAHNALLTPAIPLYVTHLGGSPFVVGLVLAAFATTSVLLRPLIGHSADTWSETGVLATGCLLLGASLLLFLIPFAEVVMAANAMRGVGWAALNTGGYALLALIAPVMRRAEFSGYYSGVQASASILFPAVSLWLIDAPFGGFRVVMALSAALAAAGGITSLLLGRHALSGADKAAPSKPSAAPWNPFTLMEREVLLPSALLFCLNLSYPAVSAFLVLYARTIGIDNVAWYFVASGSTSLLARPLLGRVGDQIGAGPSIAAGFILELLALLLLSVASGLGLVLVSGILFSLGNAIGSSMTLALAIQRANPERRGRAMASFSIAYPLASGAGALWTGSAVEIAGYFWMYLMGAGLATMGLLVTLVNWPNLKK
- a CDS encoding Crp/Fnr family transcriptional regulator, which produces MQTGPDQTLKEIDARALRQLKTLASFSLPQLRKLAGNLSIRHLKKNQIIFDQDEEAKLVYLLISGVVRCSYLTSDQKQIIVSLISPGEFFGVDAFAAKMRYPFRCDAFEASVIGAIKPAALIEALMGVSAGVFFPWYGATMHSGRMMYVHCIKGMGLDVRKRLALELMNLGERFGIPDARGVVILLRISHEVLAGLVGASRQQVTGHLNELDRDKAIARDGRRIIVNINKLRKIVEGEPGTAALRP
- a CDS encoding MFS transporter, translated to MTTPDSQKNSRAADAAVLSPLRQRDFRIFWTGLLLSTMGTQFTQVAIAWQIYELTNSPLQLGLLGLARAIPQIALVLVGGLLADAVNRRKLMICTQTSLFVVSGTLTLLTVLGKASPMVLYVATMLLALFTSLDSPTRQAMVPNLVPREQLPKALALSSSQRYVSVIAGPSLAGLVLAFFGPAACYAIDALSWLVMAVLLSFIRTRMPEGKGWGAVSLHSLREGLKFVSGHAVIFPLMLMDFGATFFGSAKALLPIYARDILAVGPQGLGLLYAASAAGSLSSAVGMSMFGGVRRPGRWIFGGVAAFGVCTVLFSGSRTFWLSVLLLAGAGAGDTISAILRGTANQLSTPDELRGRMSSINSMFTTGGPHLGHLESGLVAAWLGAEMSALTGGLATLAIVAGIAAAFPAIRRFQIGKEIPLKETPATAPSRSTG